In Salisediminibacterium beveridgei, one DNA window encodes the following:
- a CDS encoding DUF2777 family protein — MNKKEAKNLLKQRVILNEGSKGTYSGILEKIEPRENQPWIGHLAIKTVETYPDISTFKRIGEPLYRENEMAEVSGTKITMIPEDFNASRSYNESLLNAVDALYDHLKSRQLFFGRLMEELSSRYDQLEVTRPFEDRDAVHNFVLKEKNGHHGLVHSTTNEFIHLKNSFFEFLIPKRDRDIPAMHEDGFTFKTHEGDYISLKEGATVRIKDDQFNLYVLFRNELDPLAKKALEKALSSLQIKHSDIEMPDNTMLGMVDMNDRKKEFTGTSFYKFISHNKLAVLQHFYERKEQNGSPSFAYDRFELTDNNGGRIVTIYSSEAHSDSFRT, encoded by the coding sequence ATGAATAAAAAAGAAGCAAAAAATCTACTGAAACAGCGCGTCATCCTTAACGAAGGTTCAAAAGGGACCTACTCAGGAATTCTTGAAAAAATAGAGCCGAGGGAAAACCAGCCCTGGATCGGTCATCTTGCCATAAAAACTGTCGAAACATACCCTGACATATCTACTTTCAAACGCATTGGAGAACCTTTGTACCGGGAGAATGAGATGGCAGAAGTTTCAGGAACGAAAATTACCATGATTCCTGAAGATTTTAATGCATCACGCTCCTATAATGAATCATTATTAAACGCAGTTGATGCGCTATATGACCATTTGAAATCAAGACAATTGTTTTTCGGCCGTTTAATGGAAGAGCTCTCGTCGAGATATGATCAACTGGAAGTGACACGGCCTTTTGAAGACCGAGACGCAGTGCATAACTTTGTTTTAAAAGAAAAGAATGGTCATCACGGGCTAGTACACAGTACAACGAACGAATTTATTCACCTGAAAAATTCGTTTTTCGAATTTCTGATACCGAAACGTGATCGAGATATACCAGCTATGCATGAAGATGGCTTTACATTCAAAACACATGAAGGCGATTATATTTCTTTAAAAGAAGGTGCTACGGTTCGAATCAAAGATGATCAATTCAACCTTTATGTCCTATTCAGAAATGAACTTGATCCTTTGGCAAAAAAAGCACTTGAAAAAGCATTATCATCATTGCAGATTAAACATTCTGATATTGAAATGCCTGATAATACCATGCTTGGCATGGTAGACATGAATGACCGCAAAAAAGAATTTACCGGCACGAGTTTTTATAAATTTATCAGTCATAATAAACTCGCGGTTTTACAGCATTTTTACGAACGAAAAGAGCAAAATGGTTCACCCTCTTTTGCATATGACCGTTTCGAATTAACCGATAACAATGGTGGACGAATCGTCACTATTTACTCCTCTGAAGCTCATTCTGATTCATTCAGAACATAA